A single region of the Pseudomonas granadensis genome encodes:
- the serA gene encoding phosphoglycerate dehydrogenase, translated as MSKTSLDKSKIKFLLLEGVHQSAVDVLKAAGYTSIEYHTSSLPDAQLKEKIADAHFIGIRSRTQLTEEIFDHAKKLVAVGCFCIGTNQVDLGAARERGIAVFNAPYSNTRSVAELVLAEAILLLRGIPEKNASCHRGGWIKSAANSFEIRGKKLGIVGYGSIGTQLSVLAEGLGMQVFFYDTVTKLPLGNATQVNNLHELLGMSDIVTLHVPETAATQWMIGEKEIRAIKKGGILINAARGTVVELDHLAAAIKDKHLIGAAIDVFPVEPRSNDEEFESPLRGLDNVILTPHIGGSTAEAQANIGLEVAEKLVKYSDNGTSVSSVNFPEVALPAHPGKHRLLHIHENIPGVMSEINKVFAENGINISGQFLQTNEKVGYVVIDVDAEYSELAQEKLQHVNGTIRSRVLF; from the coding sequence ATGAGCAAGACTTCTCTCGATAAGAGCAAGATCAAGTTCCTTCTTCTCGAAGGCGTCCACCAATCGGCTGTCGACGTCCTTAAGGCGGCGGGCTACACCAGCATCGAGTACCACACCAGTTCTCTGCCGGATGCCCAGCTCAAGGAAAAGATCGCTGACGCTCACTTCATCGGCATTCGTTCGCGCACGCAACTGACCGAAGAGATCTTCGATCACGCGAAGAAGCTGGTCGCGGTCGGCTGTTTCTGCATCGGCACCAATCAGGTTGACCTGGGCGCAGCCCGCGAGCGCGGCATCGCCGTGTTCAACGCGCCGTACTCCAACACCCGCTCGGTAGCCGAGCTGGTGCTGGCCGAAGCGATCCTGCTGCTGCGCGGCATCCCGGAGAAAAACGCGTCCTGCCACCGTGGCGGCTGGATCAAATCTGCGGCCAATTCCTTCGAGATCCGCGGCAAGAAGCTGGGCATCGTCGGCTACGGCTCGATCGGCACGCAATTGTCGGTTCTGGCCGAAGGCCTGGGCATGCAGGTGTTCTTCTATGACACCGTGACCAAGCTGCCGCTGGGCAACGCTACGCAGGTCAACAACCTGCACGAGCTGCTGGGCATGTCCGACATCGTCACTCTGCACGTTCCGGAAACCGCTGCGACCCAGTGGATGATCGGCGAGAAGGAAATCCGTGCCATCAAGAAGGGCGGCATCCTGATCAACGCCGCACGCGGCACCGTGGTCGAGCTGGACCACCTGGCGGCAGCGATCAAGGACAAGCACCTGATCGGCGCGGCCATCGACGTGTTCCCGGTTGAACCGCGTTCCAACGACGAAGAGTTCGAAAGCCCGCTGCGTGGCCTCGACAACGTGATCCTGACCCCGCACATCGGTGGCTCGACCGCCGAAGCGCAAGCCAACATCGGTCTGGAAGTGGCGGAAAAACTGGTCAAGTACAGCGACAACGGTACATCGGTATCGTCGGTCAACTTCCCGGAAGTGGCCCTGCCGGCTCACCCTGGCAAGCACCGCCTGCTGCACATCCACGAGAACATCCCGGGTGTGATGAGCGAGATCAACAAGGTCTTCGCGGAAAACGGCATCAACATCTCCGGTCAGTTCCTGCAGACCAACGAGAAGGTTGGCTACGTGGTGATCGACGTCGACGCCGAATACTCGGAGCTGGCGCAAGAAAAGCTGCAACACGTCAACGGTACTATCCGTAGCCGTGTTCTTTTCTAA
- a CDS encoding DUF4399 domain-containing protein, with amino-acid sequence MKSFMSRAALAGVLMGVSVLASAATPAPKDAEVFIVSPEDGATVSQEFKVKFGVKNIALAPAGDVTRNTGHHHLLIDVDGLPAEGAPIPTDAHHMHFGKAQTEATIKLAPGKHTLQLILGDSGHMPFDPSIVSEKITVNVK; translated from the coding sequence ATGAAAAGCTTTATGTCACGTGCAGCGTTGGCCGGTGTGCTGATGGGTGTTTCGGTGCTGGCCAGTGCGGCGACGCCGGCGCCCAAGGATGCTGAAGTGTTCATCGTTTCTCCCGAAGACGGGGCCACGGTTTCCCAGGAGTTCAAGGTCAAGTTCGGCGTCAAGAACATCGCGTTGGCACCCGCAGGGGACGTCACCAGGAACACCGGCCACCACCATCTGCTGATCGACGTCGACGGCCTGCCGGCCGAAGGCGCGCCGATTCCGACGGATGCTCACCACATGCATTTCGGCAAGGCGCAGACCGAAGCCACGATCAAACTGGCCCCTGGCAAGCACACCTTGCAACTGATCCTCGGCGACAGCGGCCACATGCCGTTCGACCCGTCGATCGTTTCCGAAAAAATCACCGTCAATGTGAAATAA
- a CDS encoding transporter substrate-binding domain-containing protein: MRFLPGLICLLPLLSPLAHAELIDDVNDRGELRIALEANTPPFNYKEGDTLTGFEVELGQLLAKELDVRADFIVTDEGDLLQGVESGKYDVALNHIALTPELKDRFDFSAPYGKVDGQLLAKKDETPRPMVLVQALNAEQPKALEPVELAIPFQKGNPAFQASLQSALERIKADGRLAALSEKWLKP, from the coding sequence ATGCGTTTTCTGCCTGGCCTGATCTGCCTGCTACCCCTTCTGAGCCCGCTGGCTCACGCCGAACTGATTGATGACGTCAACGACCGTGGCGAGCTGCGCATAGCCCTTGAGGCTAATACACCGCCCTTCAATTACAAGGAAGGCGACACCCTGACGGGGTTCGAGGTCGAGCTTGGGCAACTTCTCGCCAAAGAGCTGGATGTGCGCGCCGACTTCATCGTCACCGACGAGGGCGATCTGCTCCAGGGCGTCGAGAGCGGCAAGTACGACGTCGCGCTGAATCACATAGCACTGACACCCGAACTCAAGGATCGTTTCGACTTCAGCGCGCCGTACGGCAAGGTCGACGGGCAGTTGCTGGCGAAGAAGGACGAGACGCCGCGGCCGATGGTGCTGGTGCAAGCGTTGAACGCAGAGCAGCCGAAAGCGCTTGAACCGGTGGAGCTGGCGATTCCGTTTCAGAAGGGCAATCCGGCGTTTCAGGCCAGTCTGCAAAGTGCGCTGGAGCGGATCAAGGCGGATGGGCGTTTGGCGGCGTTGTCCGAGAAGTGGCTGAAACCGTAA
- a CDS encoding DUF523 domain-containing protein, protein MHRILVSRCLLGHRVRYDGGASGPFDLLEQWIAEGRVVPLCPEVAGGLPTPRAAAEIPGGQGGEVLDGTAVVITTEGEDVSAQFLDGARQALALVQQHGIRVAVLKANSPSCGNLLTYDGTFSGVKVSGEGVTAALLKRHGVQVFSELELPQAALALAALD, encoded by the coding sequence ATGCACAGGATTCTGGTCAGCCGCTGCCTGTTGGGCCATCGCGTGCGTTACGACGGTGGCGCCAGCGGGCCGTTTGATCTGCTCGAGCAGTGGATTGCCGAAGGGCGAGTGGTGCCGTTGTGTCCCGAGGTCGCAGGCGGACTGCCAACGCCACGGGCGGCGGCGGAGATTCCGGGCGGGCAGGGTGGTGAAGTGCTGGACGGCACGGCGGTGGTGATCACCACCGAGGGTGAGGATGTCAGTGCGCAGTTTCTCGACGGTGCGCGGCAGGCGCTGGCATTGGTGCAACAGCATGGGATTCGGGTGGCGGTGCTCAAGGCCAACAGTCCTTCTTGCGGGAATCTGCTGACGTACGACGGGACGTTCAGTGGCGTGAAGGTCAGTGGTGAGGGGGTGACGGCGGCGTTGCTCAAGCGTCATGGGGTGCAGGTGTTCAGCGAGCTGGAGTTGCCGCAGGCGGCGTTGGCCCTGGCTGCTTTGGACTGA
- a CDS encoding 2OG-Fe(II) oxygenase: protein MRAMPISSEHPLLLRIVDDLAEHGWSQQNIFLPAGLTGELAAECRKREAEGELAPAAVGRGPFSEIREGIRGDHIQWIDPGQAEASDRYLNLMESLREALNRGLFLGLEDFECHFALYPPGAFYRRHVDRFRDDDKRMVSVVVYLNDGWLPEDGGQLRMYLNEDRVHDVQPTGGCLVVFLSGEVPHEVLPANRERLSLTGWFRRRGNEPF, encoded by the coding sequence ATGCGCGCCATGCCAATATCCTCTGAACACCCACTGCTGTTACGCATTGTCGACGACCTCGCCGAGCACGGCTGGTCGCAGCAGAACATTTTCCTGCCCGCCGGTCTGACCGGCGAACTGGCGGCCGAGTGCCGCAAACGTGAAGCCGAGGGTGAGCTGGCGCCGGCGGCGGTCGGACGCGGGCCGTTTTCAGAGATTCGCGAGGGGATTCGCGGCGACCATATCCAATGGATCGACCCGGGCCAGGCCGAGGCCAGCGACCGCTATCTGAACCTGATGGAGAGCCTGCGTGAAGCGCTCAATCGCGGTTTGTTCCTCGGTCTAGAAGATTTCGAATGCCACTTCGCCCTGTATCCGCCCGGCGCGTTTTATCGTCGGCATGTCGACCGTTTTCGCGACGATGACAAGCGCATGGTCTCGGTGGTGGTCTACCTCAACGATGGCTGGCTGCCGGAGGATGGCGGCCAACTGCGCATGTACCTGAATGAAGACCGCGTGCATGACGTGCAGCCTACCGGCGGCTGTCTGGTGGTGTTTCTCTCTGGCGAAGTGCCGCATGAAGTGCTGCCGGCCAACCGCGAGCGGCTGTCGCTGACCGGTTGGTTTCGCCGTCGTGGCAACGAGCCGTTCTGA
- a CDS encoding DUF2059 domain-containing protein has product MRRLLFSLLMFCVLPAWADGYDQLYKIAGWPDQRAHFNDALSAAQQRYQNSLPPAVFQALVNNSNQRFAPQAVDQRAEAQLRQKLADPKPALTFFQSPLGKKIVAAELLATRRDQLAKNAKGLPKMQASDNRQLIIGHLAQALPAREAGAEVSLAIAGVAADSLSSMIPGLLGGGQAQGMLNGQRQRLMDQIGADLNNTLLYVYRDLSDEELEEFATFAESTEGKAYYQAALAAIRAGLAVGQ; this is encoded by the coding sequence ATGCGCCGTTTGCTTTTTTCACTGTTGATGTTCTGTGTGTTGCCCGCCTGGGCGGACGGCTACGACCAGTTGTACAAGATCGCCGGCTGGCCAGATCAACGTGCGCATTTCAATGACGCCCTGAGTGCCGCCCAGCAGCGCTATCAGAACAGCCTGCCGCCGGCGGTGTTCCAGGCTCTGGTCAATAACAGCAACCAGCGTTTTGCCCCACAGGCCGTGGATCAACGCGCCGAGGCGCAATTGCGGCAGAAACTCGCCGACCCGAAACCGGCGCTGACCTTCTTCCAGTCGCCGCTGGGCAAGAAAATCGTCGCCGCCGAACTGCTCGCGACCCGCCGCGATCAACTGGCGAAAAACGCCAAGGGCCTGCCGAAGATGCAGGCCAGCGACAACCGCCAACTGATCATCGGCCACCTTGCCCAGGCCTTGCCAGCGCGTGAAGCCGGGGCCGAAGTCAGCCTGGCGATCGCCGGCGTCGCGGCGGACAGTCTCAGTTCGATGATTCCGGGGCTGCTGGGTGGCGGTCAGGCGCAGGGCATGCTCAACGGCCAGCGCCAGCGTTTGATGGATCAGATTGGCGCGGATCTGAACAACACGCTGCTGTACGTCTATCGCGACCTGTCGGATGAAGAGCTGGAAGAGTTTGCGACGTTTGCCGAGTCGACTGAGGGCAAGGCCTACTATCAGGCGGCGCTGGCGGCGATTCGCGCAGGGCTTGCGGTCGGACAATGA
- a CDS encoding phospholipase BipL — translation MPDAFDPDQIRASLKPLAEWQPLSDEAKAYQRFYQTDFPERDVWRGMGRFEVDGYELVSHCWWPEKVKATLFLLHGYYDHTGLYRHVIEWALDQDFAVIACDLPGHGLSSGPRASIRDFAEYQHMLQALFAEAQSIALPQPWHLCGQSTGGAIVVDHLLNHGEGSPAQGQVILLAPLVRPRAWGWSQLSYYLLRPFVRGVARRFSENSNDPDFLPFLQADPLQPRRLPTQWVGALSRWIIRVEHAKKSPRRPLIIQGQADMTVDWQHNLQVLKWKFDRPQILLLPEARHHLANETADMREEYFEFLSKRIRGRNQ, via the coding sequence ATGCCTGATGCCTTCGACCCCGATCAAATCCGCGCGAGCCTCAAGCCTCTGGCCGAGTGGCAGCCGCTGTCGGACGAGGCGAAGGCGTATCAGCGCTTCTACCAGACCGATTTTCCCGAACGCGATGTCTGGCGCGGCATGGGCCGTTTCGAAGTCGATGGCTATGAACTGGTCAGCCATTGCTGGTGGCCGGAGAAGGTCAAGGCGACGCTGTTCCTGCTGCACGGTTACTACGATCACACCGGGCTCTATCGGCATGTGATCGAGTGGGCGCTGGATCAGGACTTTGCCGTGATTGCCTGCGACTTGCCGGGGCATGGCCTGTCGAGCGGGCCACGGGCGAGCATTCGCGATTTCGCGGAATATCAGCACATGCTCCAGGCGTTGTTTGCCGAAGCGCAGTCGATCGCGCTGCCGCAGCCGTGGCACTTGTGCGGGCAAAGCACTGGCGGGGCGATCGTAGTCGATCATCTGCTCAATCATGGCGAGGGCAGCCCGGCGCAGGGCCAGGTGATTCTGCTGGCACCGCTGGTGCGGCCGCGGGCGTGGGGATGGTCGCAGCTGAGCTATTACCTGCTCAGGCCCTTTGTTCGCGGCGTTGCGCGGCGCTTCAGCGAGAACTCCAATGACCCGGATTTCCTGCCGTTCCTGCAGGCCGATCCGTTGCAGCCGCGGCGCTTGCCGACCCAATGGGTGGGTGCGTTGTCACGCTGGATCATTCGCGTCGAGCACGCAAAAAAAAGCCCGCGACGGCCGCTGATCATTCAGGGGCAGGCGGACATGACGGTGGACTGGCAGCACAACCTGCAAGTGTTGAAATGGAAATTCGATCGACCGCAGATTTTGCTGTTACCCGAGGCGCGGCATCATCTGGCGAATGAGACGGCTGATATGCGCGAGGAGTATTTCGAGTTTTTGAGCAAGCGGATCAGGGGCCGGAATCAGTAG
- a CDS encoding DUF6436 domain-containing protein: MRSPYRTALFASLLALICAGVLWAAYDWFQVRYLRAFSEHTAVFSGDPLRLPDDLAGPGNIRLVHFWDPACPCNVGNQQHLSEMVEQFGARGVEFFAVQKPGSHGQLPVTLASLKTIAVLPGSEQIPASPAVAIWDRSGKLAYFGPYSEGLTCNSSNSFIEPILHALTEDRPVNATHTLAVGCYCPWPVEAK, from the coding sequence ATGCGTTCGCCCTACCGCACCGCACTGTTCGCCAGCCTGCTCGCGCTGATCTGCGCCGGCGTGCTGTGGGCCGCGTATGACTGGTTTCAGGTCCGATATCTGCGCGCATTCAGCGAGCACACGGCGGTGTTTTCCGGCGATCCGCTGCGCCTGCCGGATGACCTGGCCGGGCCGGGCAATATCCGCCTCGTGCATTTCTGGGACCCCGCCTGCCCGTGCAACGTCGGCAATCAGCAACACCTGAGCGAGATGGTCGAGCAGTTCGGCGCCCGCGGTGTGGAATTCTTTGCGGTGCAGAAACCCGGCAGCCACGGCCAGTTGCCGGTGACCCTCGCCAGCCTGAAAACCATCGCCGTCCTGCCGGGTTCTGAACAAATTCCCGCCAGCCCCGCCGTGGCCATTTGGGACCGCAGCGGCAAACTGGCCTACTTTGGACCGTACAGCGAAGGCCTGACCTGCAATTCCAGCAACAGCTTCATCGAACCGATTTTGCATGCCCTGACGGAAGATCGACCGGTCAATGCCACGCATACGCTGGCGGTGGGTTGTTATTGCCCATGGCCGGTGGAGGCGAAGTAA
- a CDS encoding penicillin acylase family protein: MKRVFTLLALLIVALLGALGWYVYSKQPTRQGQVELRDLQGSVTVRYDERGVPHIRAENETDLYRALGYVHAQDRLFQMEAMRRLARGELAEVLGPKLLDTDKLFRSLRIRERAASYVASLDKQSPAWKGLQAYLDGINQYQDSHAAPIEFDVLGIPKRPFTAEDSISVAGYMAYSFAAAFRTEPLLTFVRDQLGADYLNVFDLDWQGKGVLVNDHNHAAPALAASDWKDLNALARLSEQALIDNGLPQFEGSNAWVIAGSRSQSGKPLLAGDPHIRFSVPSVWYEAQLSAPGFELYGHHQALVPFAFLGHNMDFGWSLTMFQNDDLDLIAEKVNPDNPNQIWYRGQWTDLLVTEQQIKVKGQAPVTLTLRQSPHGPIVNDALGAAAGKTPIAMWWAFLETPNPILEGFYQLNRADTLAKARAAAAKVQAPGLNLVYANAKGDIAWWASALLPKRPAGVRPEFILDGSTNQADKDGYYPFSANPQEENPSRGYIVSANFQPVSPTGMPIPGYYNLADRGQQLNRQLSDKHLKWSNEANQKLQLGTATGYGPRLLAPLLPVLREVVSDPAQLKRVEQLAQWSGDYPLDSVSATLFNQFLYDLADAAMRDELGNEFFDTLLSTRVIDAALPRLAANADSPWWDNRSTPAKETRADIVRAAWQASLHHLKLTLGDDVAAWQWGAAHTLTHGHPLGQQKPLDRLFNVGPFAAPGSHEVPNNLSAKIGPAPWPVTYGPSTRRLVDFADPAHGLTINPVGQSGVPFDSHYDDQAEAYVEGIYVQAHFSEEEVTANTRSTLKLLPARVR; encoded by the coding sequence ATGAAGCGCGTGTTCACCCTTCTCGCTTTGCTTATTGTCGCCCTGCTCGGCGCGCTGGGCTGGTATGTCTACAGCAAACAACCGACGCGTCAGGGCCAGGTCGAGCTGCGCGATCTGCAGGGCTCGGTGACCGTGCGCTACGACGAGCGCGGTGTGCCGCACATTCGCGCCGAGAACGAAACCGACCTTTATCGTGCACTCGGCTACGTGCATGCCCAGGACCGGCTGTTCCAGATGGAAGCCATGCGCCGTCTCGCCCGTGGCGAGCTGGCCGAGGTGCTTGGGCCGAAACTGCTCGACACCGACAAACTGTTTCGCAGCCTGCGCATTCGCGAGCGCGCCGCCAGTTACGTCGCCAGTCTGGATAAGCAATCACCGGCGTGGAAGGGCCTGCAAGCCTATCTGGATGGCATCAACCAATATCAGGACAGCCACGCTGCGCCAATCGAATTCGACGTGCTGGGCATCCCCAAGCGGCCGTTCACTGCCGAAGACAGCATTAGCGTCGCCGGTTACATGGCTTACAGCTTCGCCGCGGCGTTTCGCACCGAGCCGTTGCTGACTTTCGTCCGTGATCAACTCGGCGCCGATTACCTCAACGTGTTCGACCTCGACTGGCAAGGCAAAGGCGTCCTCGTCAACGATCACAACCACGCGGCGCCCGCCCTCGCCGCCAGTGACTGGAAAGACCTCAACGCCCTCGCCCGCCTCAGTGAGCAGGCGCTGATCGACAACGGCCTGCCGCAGTTCGAAGGCAGCAACGCCTGGGTCATCGCCGGCAGTCGCAGCCAGAGCGGCAAGCCGTTGCTGGCCGGCGATCCGCACATCCGTTTCTCGGTGCCGTCGGTGTGGTACGAGGCGCAGCTGTCGGCGCCGGGTTTCGAGCTGTACGGTCATCATCAGGCGCTGGTGCCGTTCGCGTTCCTCGGCCACAACATGGATTTCGGCTGGAGCCTGACCATGTTCCAGAACGACGATCTGGACCTGATCGCCGAGAAGGTCAATCCGGACAACCCCAATCAGATCTGGTATCGCGGCCAGTGGACCGACCTGCTCGTCACTGAACAGCAGATCAAGGTGAAGGGCCAGGCACCGGTGACCCTCACCCTGCGCCAATCGCCCCACGGCCCGATCGTCAACGACGCATTGGGTGCGGCGGCGGGCAAAACCCCGATCGCCATGTGGTGGGCGTTTCTCGAAACGCCGAACCCGATCCTGGAAGGCTTCTATCAGCTCAACCGCGCTGACACCCTGGCCAAGGCCCGTGCCGCCGCCGCGAAAGTCCAGGCGCCGGGGCTGAATCTGGTTTACGCCAATGCCAAGGGCGACATCGCCTGGTGGGCCTCGGCGTTGCTACCGAAGCGGCCCGCCGGGGTCAGGCCGGAATTCATTCTCGACGGCAGCACAAATCAGGCGGACAAGGACGGCTACTACCCGTTCAGCGCCAACCCGCAGGAAGAGAACCCGTCGCGCGGCTATATCGTCTCGGCGAACTTTCAGCCCGTGTCGCCGACCGGCATGCCGATTCCCGGTTACTACAACCTTGCCGATCGCGGCCAGCAGCTCAATCGTCAGCTCAGCGACAAACATCTGAAGTGGAGCAACGAAGCCAATCAGAAGCTGCAACTGGGCACCGCGACCGGCTACGGCCCGCGCCTGCTCGCACCGCTGCTGCCGGTGTTGCGCGAGGTGGTGAGCGATCCCGCGCAGCTGAAACGGGTCGAGCAACTGGCGCAGTGGTCCGGCGACTATCCGCTGGATTCGGTCAGTGCGACGCTGTTCAACCAGTTCCTGTACGACCTGGCCGATGCGGCGATGCGCGATGAGTTAGGCAACGAGTTTTTCGACACGCTGCTGTCGACGCGGGTGATCGATGCAGCGCTGCCGAGGCTGGCGGCGAATGCCGATTCGCCGTGGTGGGATAACCGCAGCACGCCCGCGAAAGAGACTCGCGCCGATATCGTCCGCGCAGCATGGCAGGCGAGCCTGCACCATCTGAAGCTGACCCTTGGCGACGATGTGGCGGCGTGGCAATGGGGCGCGGCGCATACCCTGACCCATGGCCATCCACTGGGCCAGCAAAAACCGCTGGATCGCCTGTTCAACGTCGGGCCGTTCGCGGCGCCGGGCAGCCATGAAGTGCCGAACAATCTTTCAGCGAAGATCGGCCCGGCGCCGTGGCCCGTTACGTATGGGCCATCAACGCGGCGACTGGTGGATTTCGCTGATCCGGCGCACGGGCTGACGATCAACCCGGTGGGGCAGAGCGGCGTGCCGTTCGACAGTCACTACGATGATCAGGCCGAGGCGTATGTCGAAGGGATTTATGTGCAGGCGCATTTCAGCGAGGAAGAAGTGACGGCGAATACGCGCAGTACCTTGAAGTTGTTGCCGGCGCGAGTACGTTAA
- a CDS encoding GlxA family transcriptional regulator, which translates to MSKSVAIVVFPGVQSLDVSGPMDVFAEANRFLAPQDHYRLEVIGIERGPMACSNGLNVNAHRHFSEALEPYDLFLVAGGPQLPFMDFGSAFDGWLREACARAQRFGSICNGAFMLARAGLLDGRTVTTHWNDAEALAQLCPTTQVEADRLYVQDGPLYTSAGVTAGIDLSLYLLARDHGAEVALSVAKRLVVFTQRSGGQSQFSPFLTPHAEPTSAVAMVQLYVLANLTGDLTIADLANAANMSARNFSRVFAREAKVTPAEFVERARVDAARVMLESTAAPLKTVAYQCGFRDAQHMRSVFNRRLGVTPQQFRMNFALDV; encoded by the coding sequence ATGAGCAAATCCGTCGCCATCGTGGTGTTTCCCGGCGTGCAGTCGCTGGACGTCAGCGGTCCCATGGACGTGTTTGCCGAGGCCAATCGGTTCCTCGCTCCGCAGGATCACTATCGGCTGGAAGTGATCGGCATCGAGCGCGGGCCGATGGCCTGTTCCAACGGCCTGAACGTGAATGCGCATCGGCATTTCAGCGAAGCGCTCGAGCCCTATGACCTGTTCTTGGTCGCGGGTGGGCCGCAGTTGCCGTTCATGGATTTCGGCAGCGCATTCGATGGCTGGCTGCGTGAGGCCTGCGCGCGGGCGCAGCGCTTTGGTTCGATCTGCAATGGTGCGTTCATGCTGGCGCGGGCGGGGCTGCTGGACGGGCGCACGGTGACTACTCACTGGAACGATGCCGAGGCCTTGGCGCAGTTGTGCCCGACCACGCAAGTCGAGGCTGATCGTTTGTATGTCCAGGATGGCCCGCTCTACACCTCGGCCGGGGTCACGGCGGGGATCGATCTGTCGTTGTATCTGCTGGCGCGGGATCACGGCGCCGAGGTGGCGCTCAGCGTGGCCAAGCGGCTGGTGGTGTTCACCCAGCGTTCCGGTGGGCAATCGCAGTTCAGCCCGTTCCTCACTCCGCACGCCGAGCCGACGTCAGCGGTAGCGATGGTGCAGTTGTATGTGCTGGCCAATCTCACCGGCGATCTGACGATTGCCGATCTGGCCAATGCGGCGAACATGAGTGCGCGCAATTTTTCCCGGGTGTTTGCTCGGGAAGCGAAAGTCACGCCGGCAGAGTTCGTTGAGCGCGCGCGGGTGGATGCGGCGCGGGTGATGCTGGAAAGCACCGCAGCGCCGCTGAAGACCGTGGCCTATCAGTGCGGGTTTCGCGATGCGCAACATATGCGCAGCGTGTTCAATCGGCGGCTGGGGGTGACGCCGCAGCAGTTTCGGATGAATTTTGCGCTGGATGTTTGA
- a CDS encoding HD domain-containing protein has translation MSTSIAGIRIPDSAFARATTEYIRDIESDLLYHHSRRVFLFGALSGERRQLAYNPELLYVGAMFHDLGLVEGHRSDEERFEVDGANAAAAFLKPYGLSDDDIEQVWLSIALHTTPGVPKHLRPTVALVTAGVEMDVLGMDYAAFSSVQREAVVHAHPRGEGFKECIICAFADGLRHRPQTTFGNVKTDVLKDQEPGFKPLNFVEVIRRSPWTA, from the coding sequence ATGAGCACCAGCATCGCCGGCATCAGGATCCCCGACAGCGCCTTCGCCCGGGCCACCACCGAGTACATTCGCGACATCGAATCCGACCTGCTCTATCACCACTCACGCCGGGTGTTTCTGTTCGGCGCGCTGAGCGGCGAGCGCCGGCAACTGGCCTACAACCCGGAGCTGTTGTACGTCGGCGCGATGTTCCACGACCTCGGTCTGGTCGAAGGTCATCGCAGCGATGAAGAACGTTTCGAAGTGGATGGCGCCAATGCCGCCGCAGCGTTTCTCAAGCCTTACGGACTGAGCGACGACGATATCGAGCAGGTGTGGTTGTCGATTGCGCTGCACACGACACCGGGCGTGCCGAAACATCTGCGTCCGACCGTGGCGCTGGTCACTGCCGGGGTGGAAATGGATGTGCTGGGCATGGATTACGCGGCGTTCAGCAGCGTGCAGCGAGAAGCGGTGGTGCATGCGCATCCACGCGGTGAAGGCTTCAAGGAATGCATCATCTGCGCGTTTGCCGATGGCTTGCGTCACCGTCCGCAGACAACGTTTGGGAATGTGAAGACCGATGTGCTGAAGGATCAGGAGCCGGGGTTCAAACCGCTGAACTTCGTCGAGGTCATCCGCCGGTCTCCCTGGACTGCATAA
- a CDS encoding ABC transporter permease subunit, whose protein sequence is MKRFRFSSLMLVLGLIFIYLPMLILVIYSFNASKLVTVWGGWSVKWYVGLLDNSQLMGSVLRSLEIACYTAVAAVALGTLAAFVLTRITHFKGRTLFGGLVTAPLVMPEVITGLSLLLLFVAMAQMIGWPQERGIVTIWIAHTTFCAAYVAVVVSARLRELDLSIEEAAMDLGARPWKVFFLITIPMIAPSLAAGGMMSFALSLDDLVLASFVSGPGSTTLPMEVFSAVRLGVKPEINAVASLILLAVSLVTFLVWFFSRRAEEARKKAIQQAIEESAADSWKQPDARRAPSPEAA, encoded by the coding sequence ATGAAACGCTTCCGTTTCTCGAGCCTGATGCTGGTGCTGGGTCTGATCTTCATCTATCTGCCGATGCTGATCCTGGTGATCTACTCGTTCAACGCTTCCAAACTGGTCACGGTGTGGGGCGGCTGGTCGGTGAAGTGGTACGTCGGCCTGCTCGATAACTCGCAACTGATGGGCTCGGTGCTGCGCTCGCTGGAAATTGCCTGCTACACGGCGGTGGCAGCGGTGGCACTGGGTACGCTGGCGGCCTTCGTGCTGACCCGCATCACCCACTTCAAGGGCCGCACGCTGTTCGGCGGCCTGGTGACGGCGCCGCTGGTCATGCCGGAAGTGATCACCGGTCTGTCGCTGTTGCTGCTGTTCGTGGCCATGGCGCAGATGATCGGCTGGCCACAGGAACGCGGCATCGTCACTATCTGGATCGCTCACACCACGTTTTGTGCGGCGTATGTGGCGGTGGTGGTGTCGGCGCGTCTGCGTGAGCTGGACCTGTCGATCGAGGAGGCGGCGATGGACCTCGGCGCGCGGCCGTGGAAGGTGTTCTTCCTGATCACCATCCCGATGATCGCACCGTCGCTGGCAGCGGGCGGGATGATGTCGTTCGCCCTGTCGCTGGATGATCTGGTGTTGGCGAGCTTCGTCTCCGGGCCGGGTTCGACGACCCTGCCGATGGAAGTGTTCTCGGCGGTGCGTCTGGGCGTGAAGCCGGAAATCAATGCCGTGGCCAGCCTGATTCTGCTGGCGGTGTCGCTGGTGACCTTCCTCGTCTGGTTCTTCAGCCGCCGTGCCGAAGAAGCGCGCAAGAAAGCCATCCAGCAAGCCATCGAAGAAAGCGCAGCCGATTCATGGAAGCAACCGGACGCGCGCCGCGCACCGAGTCCGGAAGCGGCGTAA